One Etheostoma spectabile isolate EspeVRDwgs_2016 unplaced genomic scaffold, UIUC_Espe_1.0 scaffold00004385, whole genome shotgun sequence genomic window carries:
- the LOC116677099 gene encoding E3 ubiquitin-protein ligase TRIM21 isoform X5, with amino-acid sequence MAAANYLQSEDQFLCSICLDVFSDPVSTPCGHNFCKTCITDHWNTNDQYLCPLCKERFTRRPDLRVNTFISEMVAQFRQSAQQKASSSSSEQQVSKPGEVPCDVCTGTKLKALKSCLVCLVSYCEIHLEPHLSASRLKRHQLIDPVENLEGRMCTEHDKPLELFCKTDQTCVCMLCTVLDHKTHDVVPLIEEYEEMKAELGKTEAEIQQMIQKRRLKILEVKYSVDLSEEAADREIAEGVEVFTSLKESAERGLNELINTIKEKQKTREKQAEAFITELEQEISELMKRSTEVEQMLRSEDHLHLLQRAQSLNIQQPPPTKDWTEVSVRPSSYEGTVVKAVVQLEETLSKEMKKLVEAELKRVQQYAVDVTLDPDTANLWVFLSDDGKQVNHGDVKKNLPDSPERFSKCVCVLGKQSFSSGRFYFEVQVKRKTAWTLGVARESINRKGDITLSPRYGYWTIWLRNGNEYRALAGPGVRLSLKSPPQKVGVFVDYEEGLVSFYDVDAAALIYSFTGCSFTEKLFPYFGPYPNDGGKNSAPLIISPVRVN; translated from the coding sequence ATGGCTGCTGCAAACTATCTGCAGTCTGAAGATCAGTTTCTGtgctccatctgtctggatgtGTTCTCTGATCCTGTCTCCACACCATGTGGTCACAACTTCTGCAAAACCTGCATCACTGATCACTGGAATACTAATGACCAGTACCTGTGTCCCCTGTGTAAGGAGCGTTTTACCAGAAGACCTGATTTGAGGGTCAACACTTTCATCTCTGAGATGGTCGCTCAGTTCAGACAATCAGCTCAACAgaaagccagcagcagcagctcagagcaaCAAGTGTCCAAACCAGGAGAAGTTCCCTGTGACGTCTGCACTGGAACCAAACTGAAGGCCCTGaagtcctgcctggtgtgtctggTCTCCTACTGTGAGATTCACCTGGAGCCTCATCTGTCAGCTTCACgtctgaaaagacatcagctgATCGACCCTGTGGAGAACCTGGAAGGCAGGATGTGTACGGAGCACGATAAACCTCTGGAGCTGTTCTGTAAGACCGACCagacatgtgtctgcatgctctGCACTGTTTTAGACCACAAGACGCATGATGTTGTTCCTCTAATAGAAGAATatgaagaaatgaaagcagAGCTGGGGAAGACAGAGGCTGAAATTCAGCAGATGATCCAGAAGAGACGACTGAAGATTCTGGAGGTTAAATACTCAGTGGACCTCAGTGAGGaagctgcagacagagagatagcagaaggtGTTGAGGTCTTCACTTCTCTGAAGGAGTCTGCTGAGAGAGGCCTGAATGAGCTCATCAACACcatcaaagagaagcagaaaacaagagaaaaacaggCCGAAGCTTTCATCACAGAGCTGGAACAGGAAATCTCTGAGCTGATGAAGAGAAGCACTGAGGTGGAGCAGATGTTACGCTCTGAAGaccacctccatcttctccagagGGCCCAGTCCCTAAACATCCAACAACCTCCACCCACCAAGGACTGGACAGAGGTCAGCGTCCGTCCATCATCATATGAGGGGACTGTGGTGAAAGCTGTGGTTCAGCTGGAGGAGACACTCAGTAAAGAGAtgaagaagctggttgaagccgagctgaagagggtccagcagtatgcagtggatgtgactcttGATCCTGATACAGCTAATCTCTGGGTCTTCCTGTCTGATGATGGGAAACAAGTGAATCATGGTGATGTAAAGAAGAATCTCCCAGACAGCCCGGAGAGATTTtctaagtgtgtttgtgttttaggaaaacagagtttctcttcaggcagattttactttgaggttCAAGTTAAAAGAAAGACTGCATGGACATTAGGAGTGGCCAGAGAGTCGATCAACAGGAAGGGAGACATCACACTGAGCCCTCGGTATGGTTACTGGACGATATGGTTGAGAAATGGGAATGAGTACAGAGCTCTTGCTGGCCCTGGTGTCCGTCTCTCTCTGAAGTCTCctcctcagaaggtgggggtgtttgtggactatgaggagggtctggtctccttttatgacgtagatgctgcagctcttatctactcctttactggctgctccttcactgagaaactctTCCCATACTTCGGTCCCTACCCTAATGATGGTggtaaaaactctgcccctctgatcatctctcctgtcagagtaaactaa